A single region of the Kocuria rosea genome encodes:
- a CDS encoding GntR family transcriptional regulator, with product MIADDRPIFQQIAERICADILAGAYPEETQVPSTNEFAAFYRINPATAGKGVNRLVDRGILYKRRGIGMFVAAGARERLLEQRRQEFADRYVAPLVTEAHSLRLPPGDVLDLVRSALGRSEAAAPTRQESTP from the coding sequence CGATCTTCCAGCAGATCGCCGAACGGATCTGCGCCGACATCCTCGCGGGCGCCTATCCGGAGGAGACCCAGGTCCCGTCCACCAACGAGTTCGCCGCCTTCTACCGGATCAACCCGGCCACCGCCGGCAAGGGCGTCAACCGGCTCGTGGACCGGGGGATCCTCTACAAGCGCCGCGGCATCGGCATGTTCGTCGCCGCCGGCGCCCGGGAACGGCTCCTCGAGCAGCGGCGGCAGGAGTTCGCCGACCGCTACGTGGCACCGCTCGTCACCGAGGCGCACTCCCTCCGGCTCCCGCCGGGGGACGTCCTCGACCTCGTCCGCTCCGCCCTCGGCCGGTCCGAGGCCGCCGCACCGACCCGTCAGGAGTCCACCCCATGA
- a CDS encoding ATP-binding cassette domain-containing protein: protein MNGTPAPVVALRGVSRTYRETRALDGVDLDLAPDRIYGLVGRNGSGKTTLLSVIGQQVRPDRGGRVELFGRPGWENPEALSRTVLLRDRQRYPEEFRVRHVLDAAPAFYPGWDEELARGLAEDLRLPSRTRIKKLSTGQHTALGIVLGLASRAELTMLDEPYGGLDPVARELFYDRLLEDFARHPRTVVISTHLVDEVANLLDHVLLLDRGRLVLDAGLETARASAHTVAGPAADVAGYLAERRLEQQVSREQRIGALRTVTVAAPHDDDARAAAARHGIEIDAVSLQSAVAAHGLVPVPADQLQNA from the coding sequence ATGAACGGCACGCCAGCCCCCGTCGTCGCCCTGCGCGGCGTCTCCCGCACCTACCGGGAGACCCGGGCCCTCGACGGCGTCGACCTCGACCTCGCCCCGGACCGGATCTACGGACTCGTGGGGCGCAACGGCTCCGGCAAGACCACCCTGCTGTCCGTGATCGGCCAGCAGGTCCGCCCCGACCGGGGCGGGCGGGTCGAGCTGTTCGGCCGCCCCGGGTGGGAGAACCCCGAGGCGCTCTCCCGCACGGTGCTGCTGCGGGACCGGCAGCGCTACCCCGAGGAGTTCCGGGTCCGCCACGTCCTCGACGCCGCGCCGGCGTTCTACCCCGGCTGGGACGAGGAGCTCGCCCGCGGTCTCGCCGAGGACCTCCGGCTCCCGTCGCGGACCAGGATCAAGAAGCTCTCCACGGGTCAGCACACGGCCCTCGGCATCGTCCTGGGCCTCGCGTCCCGCGCGGAGCTCACGATGCTGGACGAGCCCTACGGCGGGCTGGACCCGGTGGCCCGGGAGCTGTTCTACGACCGGCTCCTCGAGGACTTCGCGCGGCACCCGCGCACCGTGGTGATCTCCACGCACCTGGTCGACGAGGTCGCCAACCTCCTCGACCACGTCCTGCTCCTCGACCGCGGGCGGCTCGTGCTGGACGCCGGTCTCGAGACCGCCCGCGCCAGCGCCCACACGGTCGCGGGGCCCGCCGCCGACGTCGCCGGCTACCTGGCCGAGCGGCGCCTCGAGCAGCAGGTCTCCCGCGAGCAGCGGATCGGGGCGCTGCGCACCGTGACCGTGGCGGCGCCCCACGACGACGACGCCCGGGCGGCCGCCGCGCGCCACGGGATCGAGATCGACGCCGTCTCCCTGCAGTCGGCCGTGGCCGCCCACGGGCTCGTCCCGGTGCCCGCCGACCAGCTCCAGAACGCCTGA
- a CDS encoding CAP domain-containing protein translates to MNLARTALVVSTTFALLLGGVPAALAAPTPPADLPELSGPAEPAATAGAPALSLHGGSGTDAAPAGVPAPAAAEDRAAGGLAGAASAGAHPTTVEDITEAFKIVNDHRGQARRAPLVYNTALSRNAQQWAETMAGARKESRNPDPWAGAPAGGIRMDQYYGKGVFTGPFEGVEAVEALAHYLLDFFPRNGTDQFARDLTHLGVGVSHVATSGSGGPGWETYLTIYYYAYPAGQAVPGTVASPAQGFVPPVTAPPVTAPSYAVRGAIGTKYHRLGGAAVLGEPTMNERGGLIEGGVYQQFRKGTRTTTVYWAPGYGAMAVKNYGSIGGRWVAAGREHHFGLPVTDERPATGGAYQVFRRDGRSTMLLWSPGTGSRAVKQYGAIGRAWKAAGSERGWGFPVTDEYRYGAEVRQRFSKGVTVHYAAGRTWVTR, encoded by the coding sequence ATGAACCTCGCACGGACCGCGCTCGTCGTGTCCACCACCTTCGCCCTCCTCCTCGGCGGAGTCCCGGCGGCGCTCGCAGCCCCGACTCCTCCGGCCGATCTGCCCGAGCTGTCCGGTCCGGCCGAGCCGGCCGCCACCGCGGGCGCGCCCGCCCTGAGTCTGCACGGCGGCTCGGGCACCGACGCCGCCCCGGCCGGGGTTCCGGCGCCGGCGGCCGCGGAGGACCGGGCCGCCGGCGGCCTGGCCGGGGCGGCGTCGGCCGGCGCCCACCCGACCACGGTCGAGGACATCACCGAGGCCTTCAAGATCGTCAACGACCACCGCGGCCAGGCGAGGCGCGCCCCGCTGGTCTACAACACCGCGCTGTCCCGCAACGCCCAGCAGTGGGCGGAGACCATGGCCGGGGCCCGCAAGGAGTCCCGCAACCCGGACCCCTGGGCGGGCGCCCCTGCCGGCGGGATCCGGATGGACCAGTACTACGGGAAGGGCGTCTTCACCGGCCCCTTCGAGGGCGTCGAGGCGGTCGAGGCGCTCGCGCACTACCTGCTGGACTTCTTCCCCCGCAACGGGACCGACCAGTTCGCCCGGGACCTGACCCATCTCGGGGTCGGGGTGAGTCACGTCGCCACGTCGGGCTCGGGCGGTCCCGGGTGGGAGACCTACCTGACGATCTACTACTACGCCTATCCGGCCGGGCAGGCCGTGCCCGGGACGGTCGCGAGCCCGGCGCAGGGGTTCGTGCCGCCGGTGACCGCACCCCCGGTGACGGCGCCGTCCTACGCCGTCCGGGGGGCGATCGGCACCAAGTACCACCGTCTGGGCGGGGCGGCCGTGCTCGGGGAGCCCACCATGAACGAGCGCGGCGGCCTGATCGAGGGCGGCGTCTACCAGCAGTTCCGGAAGGGCACCCGCACCACCACCGTCTACTGGGCCCCCGGCTACGGCGCGATGGCCGTGAAGAACTACGGATCCATCGGCGGCCGGTGGGTCGCGGCCGGCCGGGAGCACCACTTCGGCCTGCCCGTCACGGACGAGCGCCCGGCCACCGGTGGGGCGTACCAGGTCTTCCGCCGCGACGGTCGCTCCACCATGCTCCTGTGGAGTCCCGGGACGGGCTCCCGCGCGGTCAAGCAGTACGGGGCCATCGGGCGGGCCTGGAAGGCCGCCGGCTCCGAGCGCGGCTGGGGCTTCCCCGTCACCGACGAGTACCGCTACGGCGCCGAGGTGCGCCAGCGCTTCTCGAAGGGCGTCACCGTCCACTACGCCGCGGGGCGCACCTGGGTCACCCGCTGA